The genomic window TTTTCAGACGGATGAATTCAGAAATTTATACGAAGAAAAAGCAAGAATTAATATTGAAAAAGAGATTTCATTATTAATGTAGAGACGCAATTCATTGCGTCTACACAACGAATATATCCACAATGTGTTAGATCGCACAGCCAATGATTATCCACAACGAATATTCACAATGTTTAGACGCAATGAATTGCGTCTCTACGTTTAAAAAATACAAAAATGTCACAAAACAAAAACGCCTTAATCCGATACAAAACCATAGATAAATGCCTTCAGAACAAATATAGGCAATGGACACTCGAAGATTTAATCGAAGAATGTTCTGAGGCTTTATCTGAATACGAAGGACGCCAAAACCCAATTAGCAAACGAACCATTCAAATGGATATTCAATTGATGCGAAGCGAAAAATTGGGTTATAATGCGCCAATCGTAGTTTACGATAAAAAGTATTATAAATATGAAGATGAAGATTTTTCGATAACCGATATTCCCCTGACGGAAACAGATATGAATGTTTTAACTGAAACAGTTTCGATGCTGAAACAGTTTAAAGATTTCTCTTTATTTAATGATGTATCAGATATTCTGCAGCGTTTGGAAGATAAAATCTACGCCGAGAAATCGCATACCAAACCTGTTATTTATTTGGATAAAAACGAAAACCTAAAAGGGCTTCATTATTTAGATGAAATTTATCAGGCGATTATTAAAAAGATGGTTTTGATAATTACCTATAAATCGTTTAAATCGCGAGAAGAAACCAAATTTCATTTTCATCCTTTTATATTAAAGGAATTCAACAACCGTTGGTTTTTAATTGGAAAGAAAAAAGCCTCACAGCCGATTACCAATTTGGCTTTAGACAGAATTATTTCGATTGATTATGATTTTAATCTACCTTATATAGAAGAAGATTTTGATGCCGACATTTATTATAAGGATGTAATTGGCGTAACTGTAAATTCAGGCTTACAACCGAGACGAATTGAATTATGGGTGGATGCTTCAAACGCACCTTATGTACTTACAAAACCGTTGCATACTTCTCAGCGCATAATTAAGCAAAATGAAGACGGAAGTGTTATTATACATATATATGTAATACCAAATTATGAAATGGAACGTCTTCTGTTAGGGTTTGGAAGCTGTTTGGAGATTTTAAAGCCAGAAGGTCTGAGAAATCGTATGAAAAAGACTCTTCAAGACGCTATTTCACGCTATGATTCAGAACAACCAACTGAAATAAATGCATAATTTTTTACAGAATACAGAATTAAATGCGTTTTAAAAACTAAAAAAGGATTTTTACAGCATTAAAAATGTTAAAATCTAAAAAAAGAATAGTATATTACACTTAAAATAAACAACCAAAACCCTCTAAATCAGGGATATTTTATAACTAACCAAAAAATTATTAAAAAATTATATGCATGCATAGTATTTTTTAATTATATTTGAAATCGATATAGTTACCTATGAAAGACAAAACGATAGATTATATTTTAAGAGCGACATGGCAAGCTGTTTCAAGAATGTATAATGAAGAAGCTGCTAAATATGATGCAACAATGGCGACAGGGTTTGCTCTTTTAAGTATGGACAAGGAAGAAGGAACTCCGTCAACGGCTCTTGGCCCAAGAATGGGAATGGAAGCCACCAGCTTAACAAGAACCTTAAAATCTATGGAAGAAAAAGGTTTAATTGTTCGCAAAAAAAACCCAAGTGACGGAAGAGGTGTTTTAATCTATCTAACCGACTTTGGTAAAGAAAAAAGAGATTTATCTAAAAATACAGTTCTGAAATTTAATGAAACGGTTAGAAAACATGTTTCAGAAGAAAAACTGAATCATTTTATCGAGGTTTCTGAAATCATCAATGAACTGATTCACGATAAAAACATATTTAATCAAACAGAAAACACAGAAGAAAAGTAATCAATTTTGATTGTCCTGATTCTGTAAAAAAAACAAATAATAACAAATATGAAACGCACAATTAAAAAAGTTGCTGTAATTGGATCCGGAATTATGGGTTCAGGTATAGCTTGTCATTTTGCTAACATTGGTGTCGAAGTTTTACTTCTGGACATTGTACCGCGTGAACTGACCGAAGCTGAAGCTAAAAAAGGATTAACACTTGAAAGTAAAGCCGTTCGCAACCGTGTGGTAAACGAACATTTGGCGAATTCATTAAAATCAAAACCATCTCCTATTTACAGTCAGAAATTCGCAAACAGAATCACGACTGGAAATACAACAGATGATATGGCAAAAATTGCTAATGTTGACTGGATTATCGAGGTTGTTGTTGAGCGTTTAGACATTAAGAAATTAGTTTTTGAACAAATCGAGAAATTCCGTAAACCTGGAACTTTAGTTACTTCAAACACTTCTGGTATTCCAATTCACTTTATGAGTGAAGGAAGAAGCGAAGATTTCCAACAACACTTCTGCGGAACTCACTTTTTTAACCCTGCGCGTTACTTAAAATTATTTGAAATTATTCCTGGTCCAAAAACTTCTACTGAAGTATTGGATTTCTTAAACGAATACGGATCTAAATTCTTAGGAAAAACTTCGGTTGTCGCTAAAGATACTCCGGCGTTTATTGGAAACAGAATTGGGATTTACGGAATCCAAAGTTTATTCCACTTGGTAAAAGAAATGGGATTAACAATTGAAGAAGTTGATAAATTGACTGGTCCGGTTATCGGTCGTCCAAAATCGGCTACTTTCCGTACTGTTGACGTTGTTGGATTGGATACTTTGGTACACGTTGCCAACGGTATTTACGAAAACTGCCCTAACGACGAACAACACGAATTGTTCAAACTTCCTGATTTCATCAACAAAATGATGGAAAATAATTGGTTAGGAAGCAAAACTGGACAAGGTTTCTACAAAAAAGTAGATAAAGATATTCTTTCTTTAGACTTAAATACATTAGAATACCGCGCTGCAAAAAAAGCAAATTTTGCTACTCTTGAGCTAACAAAAACTATTGATAAACCAATCAATCGTTTTAAAGTTTTAGTAAAAGGAACAGACAAAGCGGGAGAATTCTACCGTAAAAGTTTCGCTGGAATGTTTGCTTATGTGTCAAACAGAGTTCCAGAAATCTCAGACGAATTATACAAAATTGACGATGCCATGAAAGCTGGTTTTGGATGGGAAAATGGTCCATTCGAAATCTGGGATGCTATTGGTGTTGCCAAAGGAATTGAAATCATGAAAGCGGAAGGTTTAGAGCCTGCTGCATGGGTTACTGAAATGTTGGCTTCTGGAAGCGAAAGTTTTTATACTGTAAAAGAAGGAGCGACTTATTTCTATAACATTCCGACAAAATCACAAGTAAAAGTTCCTGGACAAGATTCATTCATTATTCTGAACAACATTCGCGAAAGCAAAAAAGTTTGGAGCAATAGTGGTGCAATTATTCAGGAT from Flavobacterium sp. KACC 22763 includes these protein-coding regions:
- a CDS encoding helix-turn-helix transcriptional regulator encodes the protein MSQNKNALIRYKTIDKCLQNKYRQWTLEDLIEECSEALSEYEGRQNPISKRTIQMDIQLMRSEKLGYNAPIVVYDKKYYKYEDEDFSITDIPLTETDMNVLTETVSMLKQFKDFSLFNDVSDILQRLEDKIYAEKSHTKPVIYLDKNENLKGLHYLDEIYQAIIKKMVLIITYKSFKSREETKFHFHPFILKEFNNRWFLIGKKKASQPITNLALDRIISIDYDFNLPYIEEDFDADIYYKDVIGVTVNSGLQPRRIELWVDASNAPYVLTKPLHTSQRIIKQNEDGSVIIHIYVIPNYEMERLLLGFGSCLEILKPEGLRNRMKKTLQDAISRYDSEQPTEINA
- a CDS encoding MarR family winged helix-turn-helix transcriptional regulator, whose translation is MKDKTIDYILRATWQAVSRMYNEEAAKYDATMATGFALLSMDKEEGTPSTALGPRMGMEATSLTRTLKSMEEKGLIVRKKNPSDGRGVLIYLTDFGKEKRDLSKNTVLKFNETVRKHVSEEKLNHFIEVSEIINELIHDKNIFNQTENTEEK
- a CDS encoding 3-hydroxyacyl-CoA dehydrogenase/enoyl-CoA hydratase family protein, whose amino-acid sequence is MKRTIKKVAVIGSGIMGSGIACHFANIGVEVLLLDIVPRELTEAEAKKGLTLESKAVRNRVVNEHLANSLKSKPSPIYSQKFANRITTGNTTDDMAKIANVDWIIEVVVERLDIKKLVFEQIEKFRKPGTLVTSNTSGIPIHFMSEGRSEDFQQHFCGTHFFNPARYLKLFEIIPGPKTSTEVLDFLNEYGSKFLGKTSVVAKDTPAFIGNRIGIYGIQSLFHLVKEMGLTIEEVDKLTGPVIGRPKSATFRTVDVVGLDTLVHVANGIYENCPNDEQHELFKLPDFINKMMENNWLGSKTGQGFYKKVDKDILSLDLNTLEYRAAKKANFATLELTKTIDKPINRFKVLVKGTDKAGEFYRKSFAGMFAYVSNRVPEISDELYKIDDAMKAGFGWENGPFEIWDAIGVAKGIEIMKAEGLEPAAWVTEMLASGSESFYTVKEGATYFYNIPTKSQVKVPGQDSFIILNNIRESKKVWSNSGAIIQDLGDGILNLEFQSKMNTIGGDVLQAINKAIDLSEKEYQGLVIGNQAANFSVGANIGMIFMMAVEQEYDELNMAIKLFQDTMMRVRYSSIPVVVAPHGMTFGGGCEMSLHADKVVAAAETYMGLVEFGVGVIPGGGGSKEMTLRASDLFRKNDVELNVLQEYFLTIAMAKVSTSGYEAFDTGLLQHGKDIIVVNKDRQIAEAKKHALLMAEAGYTQPIRRNDIKVLGKQALGMFLVGTDQMQAGKYISEHDKKIANKLAYVMAGGDLSEATLVSEQYLLDIEREAFLSLCTERKTLERIQYMLTKGKPLRN